Proteins co-encoded in one Arachis stenosperma cultivar V10309 chromosome 7, arast.V10309.gnm1.PFL2, whole genome shotgun sequence genomic window:
- the LOC130940655 gene encoding PTI1-like tyrosine-protein kinase At3g15890 gives MAFCPMFCCGNVSDRKARGKKQPPWRVFSLKELHSATNNFNYDNKLGEGGFGSVYWGQLWDGSQIAVKRLKVWSSKADMEFAVEVEILARVRHKNLLSLRGYCAEGQERLIVYDYMPNLSLVSHLHGQHSAESLLDWKRRMIIAIGAAEGIAYLHHQATPHIIHRDIKASNVLLDSDFQAQVADFGFAKLIPDGATHVTTRVKGTLGYLAPEYAMLGKANESCDVYSFGVLLLELASGRKPLEKLSNAVKRTISDWALPLACEKKFREIADSRLNGDYVEEELRRVVLIALICAQSQAEKRPTMLEVVELLKGDSKDKISQLEANELFISSVTVGHDHGSSSDIISEENQSKHQLEHMKSA, from the exons CAAGGCACGGGGGAAGAAACAACCTCCATGGCGGGTGTTTTCTCTGAAGGAATTACATTCAGCTACCAATAATTTCAACTATGATAACAAGCTTGGCGAAGGCGGATTTGGGAGTGTCTACTGGGGTCAGCTTTGGGATGGATCACAG ATTGCTGTGAAAAGATTGAAAGTTTGGAGCAGCAAAGCAGACATGGAATTTGCTGTTGAAGTTGAGATATTGGCAAGGGTTCGACACAAGAATCTTCTAAGTCTGCGTGGCTATTGCGCTGAAGGTCAGGAACGATTAATTGTGTATGACTACATGCCGAACTTGAGCCTAGTCTCTCATCTTCATGGGCAGCACTCAGCTGAAAGCCTTCTTGATTGGAAGCGACGGATGATTATTGCAATCGGCGCTGCCGAGGGAATTGC ATATCTTCACCACCAAGCAACACCACACATCATTCATAGAGATATCAAAGCAAGCAATGTGTTGTTGGATTCAGATTTCCAAGCACAGGTTGCTGATTTTGGTTTCGCCAAGTTGATCCCGGATGGGGCAACGCATGTGACTACTAGAGTTAAAGGCACTCTTGGCTACTTAGCACCAGAATATGCTATGTTAGGTAAAGCAAATGAGAGTTGTGATGTATATAGTTTCGGTGTTCTTCTTCTAGAACTTGCCAGTGGCAGAAAACCACTTGAGAAACTCAGTAATGCGGTGAAGCGCACCATCAGTGATTGGGCACTGCCTTTGGCTTGTGAGAAGAAATTCAGGGAAATTGCAGATTCAAGACTTAATGGGGACTATGTGGAGGAAGAGCTTAGAAGAGTTGTTTTGATTGCTCTTATATGTGCTCAGAGTCAAGCTGAGAAAAGACCAACCATGCTTGAGGTGGTGGAGCTACTCAAGGGTGACTCCAAAGATAAGATTTCTCAGTTGGAAGCCAATGAACTCTTTATCAGCTCTGTAACTGTTGGACATGACCATGGAAGCAGTTCAGACATCATTTCAGAAGAGAACCAATCAAAACATCAATTGGAACACATGAAAAGTGCATAG